A genome region from Alphaproteobacteria bacterium includes the following:
- the xdhB gene encoding xanthine dehydrogenase molybdopterin binding subunit, translating into MQNDAKKIDGGMGAPKTHDSAHLHVSGEATYTDDVLEPHGCLHACVLKSPHAHAKITKIDISGCCIPGVHAVMTAKDIPGVNDAAPVFPGDPIFADGVVLYYGQCVLGVAADSIEIARRAVKLAVVEYEPLPAILNVHDAIAAQKFVGDPYEMGQGDAPAAIAAAKNKISGTLDIGGQDHFYLEGQIAMATPLENGEFHCWSSTQHPSEVQHLIAKMLNLHDHAVTVEVRRMGGGFGGKESQASLIACVASALAWKTKRPVKFRLDRDDDMIMTGKRHDLNVKYSVGFNDDGLIDGIEYTHAVNCGMSPDLSNAIADRAMFHADNVYYLKNAKITSYRCFTNKVSNTAFRGFGGPQGMLAMEYVIDDIARHLGKDPQEVRKINLYDAKGELKDRCTTHYGMTVEDNIIRDIFAQLEKTGDYAARRAAIKKFNAENKILKKGLALTPVKFGISFTLTMLNQAGALVHVYKDGTVQLNHGGTEMGQGLHTKVCQIVADVFQIDFDKVRITATNTSKVPNTSATAASSGADLNGKAAEAAARVIRDRLADFAASQFDTDASLVKFAGGYVHAGDKTLSFKELVQLAYAARVQLSSTGFYKTPKIAWDRPKGKGRPFYYFAYGAAITEVIIDTLTGEYNILRADILHDAGQSLNPAIDIGQVEGGYVQGVGWLTSEELWWNDKGELKTHAPSTYKIPTGRDVPNDFRTALFEGINPEETIYRSKAVGEPPLMLGISAFLALRDAVAATGDANCIPPLQAPATPENVLKAIEAVRK; encoded by the coding sequence ATGCAGAATGACGCGAAGAAAATCGACGGCGGCATGGGCGCTCCGAAAACGCATGACAGCGCGCATCTGCATGTGTCGGGCGAGGCGACCTATACCGACGATGTGCTGGAACCTCATGGCTGCCTGCATGCCTGTGTGCTGAAAAGCCCGCATGCCCATGCGAAGATCACGAAAATCGATATTTCCGGCTGCTGCATACCGGGCGTGCATGCCGTGATGACAGCAAAGGATATTCCGGGCGTGAACGATGCCGCGCCCGTTTTTCCGGGCGACCCGATTTTCGCCGATGGCGTGGTGCTGTATTACGGCCAATGCGTACTTGGCGTCGCGGCGGACAGCATCGAGATCGCGCGCCGCGCGGTCAAGCTGGCGGTCGTCGAATACGAACCGCTGCCCGCGATACTGAACGTGCATGACGCGATTGCCGCGCAGAAATTCGTCGGCGACCCCTATGAAATGGGGCAGGGCGATGCGCCTGCCGCGATTGCGGCTGCAAAAAACAAAATTTCCGGCACGCTCGATATCGGCGGGCAGGACCATTTTTATCTGGAAGGCCAGATCGCGATGGCGACACCGCTCGAAAACGGCGAATTCCATTGCTGGTCATCGACCCAGCATCCGTCCGAGGTGCAACACCTGATCGCCAAAATGCTGAACCTGCATGATCATGCCGTGACGGTCGAAGTGCGCCGCATGGGCGGCGGCTTCGGCGGCAAGGAAAGCCAGGCATCGCTGATCGCCTGCGTCGCCTCTGCCCTTGCGTGGAAAACAAAACGCCCCGTCAAATTCCGCCTCGACCGCGACGACGACATGATCATGACGGGCAAACGGCACGACCTGAACGTGAAGTACAGCGTCGGCTTCAACGATGACGGGCTGATCGACGGCATCGAATACACCCACGCCGTCAATTGCGGCATGAGCCCCGATTTGTCGAACGCGATTGCCGACCGCGCGATGTTCCATGCCGATAACGTCTATTATTTAAAGAATGCCAAAATCACCAGTTACCGCTGCTTCACGAATAAAGTGTCCAACACCGCCTTCCGCGGCTTCGGCGGGCCGCAGGGCATGCTGGCGATGGAATATGTGATCGACGATATCGCGCGGCATCTGGGCAAAGACCCGCAGGAGGTGCGCAAGATAAACCTCTACGATGCCAAGGGCGAATTAAAAGACCGCTGCACCACCCATTACGGCATGACTGTCGAGGATAACATTATCCGCGATATCTTCGCGCAGCTGGAAAAAACCGGCGACTATGCCGCGCGCCGCGCCGCGATTAAAAAATTCAATGCCGAAAACAAGATCCTGAAAAAAGGCCTCGCGCTCACCCCCGTCAAATTCGGCATCAGCTTTACATTGACGATGCTCAATCAGGCGGGCGCGCTGGTGCATGTGTATAAGGACGGCACGGTGCAGCTGAACCACGGCGGCACCGAAATGGGGCAGGGGTTGCACACCAAGGTCTGCCAGATCGTGGCCGATGTATTTCAAATTGATTTTGATAAAGTACGCATCACCGCCACCAACACCAGCAAAGTGCCGAACACCTCGGCCACCGCCGCCTCCAGCGGTGCGGACCTAAACGGCAAGGCGGCAGAGGCTGCCGCGCGCGTCATCCGCGACCGTCTGGCCGATTTTGCGGCGTCGCAGTTCGACACCGATGCCAGCCTTGTCAAATTCGCGGGCGGCTATGTGCATGCGGGCGACAAAACGCTGTCATTCAAGGAACTGGTGCAGCTTGCCTATGCTGCGCGCGTGCAGCTGTCATCGACCGGATTTTATAAAACGCCGAAAATCGCCTGGGACAGGCCGAAAGGCAAAGGCCGCCCGTTCTATTACTTCGCCTATGGCGCGGCGATCACCGAAGTCATCATCGACACGCTGACCGGCGAATATAATATCCTGCGCGCCGATATTTTACATGACGCAGGTCAGTCGCTGAACCCCGCCATCGATATCGGGCAGGTCGAGGGCGGTTATGTGCAGGGCGTCGGCTGGCTGACATCGGAGGAATTGTGGTGGAACGACAAGGGCGAATTGAAAACCCATGCCCCCAGCACCTATAAAATCCCGACCGGCCGCGATGTGCCCAATGATTTCCGCACCGCGTTGTTCGAAGGCATCAACCCCGAAGAAACCATTTACCGGTCCAAGGCCGTGGGCGAGCCTCCGCTGATGCTTGGCATTTCCGCCTTCCTTGCGTTGCGCGACGCGGTCGCGGCGACGGGCGATGCAAACTGTATCCCGCCGCTGCAGGCGCCAGCCACGCCCGAAAACGTGCTGAAAGCCATCGAAGCGGTGCGCAAATGA
- the xdhC gene encoding xanthine dehydrogenase accessory protein XdhC: MTSPHDWLPILTDLTDRGEPCVLITVMEAKGSTPREAGVKMIATASAQFGTIGGGNLEFEAIAAARELLAGAGKPTVKDYPLGPKLAQCCGGAVSVFLEPFLPVGKTLYLFGAGHVGKEVVKVLDGLPLKVKWIDERANEFPALLPKNCEKIITSAPAAELRAADDNSYIAIMTHNHDLDFDLVRAAYKGKFAYLGLIGSDTKRARFDKRLAADGVEKEKLVQLHCPIGLGDTGKHPREIAISIAAELLTFGICRGAEQEQAA, from the coding sequence ATGACCAGCCCGCATGATTGGCTGCCCATCCTGACCGACCTGACCGATCGCGGCGAGCCCTGCGTGTTGATCACCGTGATGGAAGCAAAGGGATCGACGCCGCGCGAAGCGGGCGTAAAAATGATCGCAACCGCATCCGCGCAATTCGGCACCATTGGCGGCGGAAATCTGGAGTTTGAAGCCATCGCCGCCGCGCGCGAATTGCTGGCGGGCGCAGGCAAGCCGACCGTGAAGGATTATCCCCTCGGCCCGAAACTGGCGCAATGCTGCGGCGGCGCGGTGTCCGTGTTCCTTGAACCGTTCCTGCCGGTTGGCAAAACGCTCTACCTGTTCGGCGCGGGGCATGTGGGCAAGGAAGTGGTGAAGGTGCTGGACGGTTTGCCGCTGAAGGTGAAATGGATTGACGAACGGGCAAACGAATTCCCTGCGCTTCTGCCGAAAAACTGCGAAAAAATCATCACCTCCGCCCCCGCCGCCGAATTGCGCGCGGCGGATGACAACAGTTACATCGCCATCATGACGCATAACCATGACCTCGATTTCGATCTGGTGCGCGCGGCGTACAAGGGCAAATTCGCCTATCTTGGCCTGATCGGGTCGGACACCAAACGCGCGCGGTTTGATAAACGCCTCGCGGCCGACGGCGTGGAAAAAGAAAAACTGGTGCAGCTGCATTGCCCCATCGGTTTGGGCGATACCGGCAAGCATCCGCGCGAAATCGCGATTTCGATTGCCGCCGAACTGCTGACGTTTGGCATCTGCCGCGGCGCGGAACAGGAACAAGCGGCATGA
- a CDS encoding cysteine desulfurase — MKKPVYLDYHSTTPCDPAVIDAMMPCFGAGFGNPGAKSHAHGRNAARQLEQAVEKIGRLIGAGAECITLTSGATESNNLALLGLAERATDRKEIVITAIEHNCVSNTAAYLATKGFTVKIVPVDADGVVRLDALKTLVTPQTLVVSVITASHEIGTIQPLKECAGIARAAGALFHTDATQALGKIAFDVNDIQADLVSYSAHKIYGPVGIGALYVRQKPPVAITRVFFGGAQQSLRPGSVPLALAVGFGAACDIAAQGLTTHIPHMQKMTALLLAELQARIPALKLNGGGQRLPGLLNIRLPEVSAQDIMLELADDLCMSTGAACSSANRKPSPVLKAIGLSDTDIDCSLRLTVGRQSTAEEMNYAASVLADGVQPLSRRAA, encoded by the coding sequence ATGAAAAAACCCGTCTATCTCGATTACCATTCCACCACGCCCTGCGATCCTGCGGTGATCGATGCGATGATGCCCTGCTTCGGCGCGGGCTTCGGCAATCCGGGCGCGAAATCGCATGCGCATGGCCGCAATGCCGCGCGCCAGCTGGAACAGGCGGTGGAGAAAATCGGCCGGCTGATCGGCGCGGGCGCGGAATGCATCACACTGACGAGCGGTGCTACGGAATCCAACAACCTCGCCCTGCTGGGTTTGGCCGAACGCGCCACCGACCGCAAAGAAATCGTCATCACCGCGATCGAACACAATTGCGTATCCAACACCGCCGCATATCTGGCGACCAAGGGCTTCACGGTCAAGATTGTGCCGGTCGATGCGGATGGCGTCGTGCGGCTCGACGCATTGAAAACACTTGTCACGCCACAAACCCTCGTCGTTTCCGTCATCACCGCCAGCCACGAAATCGGCACGATCCAGCCGCTGAAGGAATGCGCCGGCATCGCCCGTGCTGCGGGTGCGCTGTTCCATACCGACGCCACGCAGGCGCTCGGCAAGATTGCGTTTGATGTGAACGATATTCAGGCCGACCTTGTCAGCTATTCCGCGCATAAAATTTACGGCCCCGTCGGCATCGGCGCGCTGTATGTGCGGCAAAAACCGCCGGTTGCCATCACCCGCGTGTTTTTCGGCGGCGCGCAGCAATCGCTCCGCCCCGGCTCCGTGCCGCTGGCGCTGGCGGTTGGTTTCGGCGCGGCCTGTGATATCGCGGCGCAGGGCCTTACAACCCATATCCCGCATATGCAGAAAATGACGGCGCTGCTGCTGGCCGAATTGCAGGCGCGCATCCCCGCGCTGAAACTCAACGGCGGCGGGCAGCGCCTGCCCGGGCTGCTCAACATCCGCCTGCCTGAGGTATCGGCGCAGGACATCATGCTGGAACTCGCGGATGATCTTTGCATGTCCACGGGCGCCGCCTGTTCATCGGCCAACCGCAAGCCCTCGCCGGTGCTGAAGGCCATCGGGTTGTCGGATACCGACATTGATTGCAGCCTGCGGCTGACGGTCGGGCGGCAATCCACGGCGGAGGAAATGAACTATGCCGCTAGCGTGCTTGCCGACGGTGTGCAGCCCCTTTCTCGCCGCGCTGCCTAA
- a CDS encoding SPFH domain-containing protein, translated as MGLMSFISKQFIDVIQWTDPGTNVLAYRFPMQDQEIQNGAQLVVREAQQAVFFNEGKFGDKFGPGTYTLNTQTLPILTYLKNWDKAFESPFKSDVYFLSMREFTDMKWGTPQPITIRDKEFGALRIRAFGNYSFKIGDIETFWTKLSGAAEVYTVDQIEGQLRTAIIASISSYLAKSGIAFIDMAASQLDFSTKLQEAVAPVLKNYGLELKSFWVQSISLPEEMEKQLDKLSSMGMFGDLKKYATFQSADSISVAAANPGGVAGAGAGIGAGMAMGNMMMQSLGQGGAAAPAEDPLAMLEKLGELQKKGVLTQAEFDAKKAELLAKIK; from the coding sequence ATGGGGCTGATGAGTTTTATTTCCAAGCAATTTATCGACGTTATCCAGTGGACCGATCCCGGCACCAATGTGCTGGCTTACCGCTTCCCCATGCAGGACCAGGAGATCCAGAACGGCGCGCAGCTGGTGGTGCGCGAGGCGCAGCAGGCCGTGTTCTTCAACGAAGGAAAATTCGGCGATAAATTCGGCCCCGGCACCTATACGCTGAACACGCAGACGCTGCCGATCCTGACCTACCTGAAAAACTGGGACAAGGCGTTTGAATCGCCGTTCAAGTCGGATGTGTACTTCCTGTCGATGCGCGAATTCACCGACATGAAATGGGGCACACCGCAGCCCATCACGATCCGCGACAAGGAATTCGGCGCGCTGCGCATCCGCGCCTTCGGTAACTATTCGTTCAAGATCGGCGATATCGAGACGTTCTGGACGAAACTGTCCGGCGCTGCCGAAGTTTATACGGTCGATCAAATCGAAGGCCAGCTGCGCACCGCGATCATCGCGTCGATTTCCAGCTACCTTGCCAAATCCGGCATCGCGTTCATTGACATGGCCGCAAGCCAGCTGGATTTCTCGACCAAGCTGCAGGAAGCTGTCGCCCCCGTGCTGAAGAATTACGGCCTCGAGCTGAAATCCTTCTGGGTGCAAAGCATCTCGCTGCCCGAAGAAATGGAAAAGCAGCTTGATAAACTGTCCTCCATGGGCATGTTCGGCGATCTCAAAAAATACGCGACCTTCCAGTCGGCCGACAGCATTTCGGTCGCCGCCGCCAATCCGGGCGGCGTCGCCGGTGCGGGTGCCGGCATCGGCGCGGGCATGGCGATGGGCAATATGATGATGCAGTCGCTGGGGCAGGGGGGTGCCGCTGCGCCCGCCGAAGACCCGCTCGCGATGCTTGAAAAACTGGGCGAGCTGCAGAAAAAAGGCGTGCTGACGCAGGCCGAATTCGATGCGAAAAAGGCGGAGCTTCTGGCCAAGATAAAATAG
- a CDS encoding DUF4178 domain-containing protein — MKKYPCPSCGAEIPFRTSVASHGICPYCRTMVVRDDDALRKTGEMAQLPDDMSPFQLGTEGTFNGVRFGIVGRIRQNWEDGSWNEWFIVSDDAKRGWLAEAQGFYAPCFEVENPSDETLHAIGKMQEWAGGDVAGGDWAKSPAGQRIKIENTTYKIVDIKNAECVAAEGELPFASPQGRKSVSIDCIAGDGKFASIDLADGRARVFTGAYVDWTALNCRYYRTFEGWKQ; from the coding sequence GTGAAAAAATATCCCTGTCCATCCTGCGGCGCGGAAATTCCGTTCCGCACCAGCGTCGCCAGCCACGGCATCTGCCCCTATTGTCGCACCATGGTCGTGCGCGACGACGATGCGCTTCGCAAAACCGGCGAGATGGCACAGCTGCCCGACGACATGAGCCCGTTTCAGCTGGGCACCGAAGGCACGTTCAACGGTGTGCGTTTCGGAATCGTCGGCCGCATCCGCCAGAACTGGGAAGACGGCAGCTGGAACGAATGGTTCATCGTATCGGACGACGCAAAGCGCGGCTGGCTCGCCGAAGCGCAGGGGTTTTATGCGCCCTGTTTCGAGGTGGAGAACCCGTCGGATGAAACCCTGCACGCGATTGGCAAGATGCAGGAATGGGCGGGCGGCGATGTGGCGGGCGGCGACTGGGCGAAAAGCCCCGCAGGGCAGCGCATCAAAATCGAAAACACGACCTATAAAATCGTCGATATCAAGAATGCCGAATGCGTGGCGGCAGAGGGTGAATTGCCCTTTGCGTCGCCGCAGGGGCGCAAAAGCGTTTCCATCGACTGTATCGCGGGCGACGGCAAATTCGCGTCGATCGATCTCGCCGATGGCCGCGCGCGCGTCTTTACCGGCGCCTATGTCGACTGGACGGCGCTGAACTGCCGTTATTACCGGACATTCGAGGGCTGGAAGCAATGA